The following proteins are co-located in the Dromiciops gliroides isolate mDroGli1 chromosome 2, mDroGli1.pri, whole genome shotgun sequence genome:
- the LOC122744284 gene encoding small nuclear ribonucleoprotein Sm D2-like — MSLLNKPKSEMTPEELQKREEEEFNTGPLSVLTQSVKNNTQVLINCHNNKKLLGRVKAFDRHCNMVLKNVKEMWKEVPKSGKGKKKSKPVNKDHYISKMFLRGDSVIVVLRNPLIAGK; from the coding sequence ATGAGTCTCTTAAACAAGCCCAAGAGCGAGATGACCCCTGAGGAACTACAGAAGCGGGAAGAGGAGGAATTCAACACTGGGCCCCTGTCGGTGCTCACACAGTCAGTGAAGAACAACACTCAGGTTCTTATCAACTGCCACAACAACAAGAAGCTGCTGGGCCGAGTGAAGGCCTTTGACAGGCATTGCAACATGGTCCTGAAGAATGTGAAGGAAATGTGGAAGGAGGTACCCAAGAGCGGCAAAGGCAAGAAGAAGTCCAAGCCAGTGAACAAAGATCATTACATTTCCAAGATGTTCCTGAGAGGGGATTCAGTCATCGTGGTCCTCAGGAACCCACTCATTGCTGGCAAGTAG